The following proteins are encoded in a genomic region of Toxotes jaculatrix isolate fToxJac2 chromosome 3, fToxJac2.pri, whole genome shotgun sequence:
- the LOC121179796 gene encoding Krueppel-like factor 15 has product MVDNFPVSEESFLPYSGSPPAYQLSDMVTDLGSYQVMPSPLSEDDLSESSSPRSCSSPDSQVLSSSYGSNSSAESQDSILDHLLSQASLGGASSVLAGSVAPAPLSTFLWDSRKDEPSKRDPIKEENFDFLNWSNVETEEQLGGSFQPTLEEIEEFLEENMEVVTMKQEIRESCPGLGVGLEEALGLEVGVEWSAETSSERKLEPEAKYSDQTVPTASTADLATATPSETKATLVNPTHVSSTGAKNASVNKPSSADSGTSGMPVILQIQPLQIKQEPTVAPLTPVVQPPQPPPASDIKIAQLLVNIQGQTFALVPHILPSPNLNISSKFVRIAPVPIAAKPLGLGDTSGSQGSGILSGSQKFQKNPVADLIKMHKCTFPGCTKIYTKSSHLKAHLRRHTGEKPFACNWQGCGWRFSRSDELSRHRRSHSGVKPYQCPVCEKKFARSDHLSKHIKVHRFPRSSRTVRSAN; this is encoded by the exons ATGGTAGATAACTTCCCAGTGAGTGAGGAGTCCTTTCTTCCTTACAGTGGCTCTCCACCGGCCTACCAGCTGTCTGACATGGTGACAGACCTGGGCTCATACCAGGTGATGCCATCACCACTTTCAGAGGACGACCTGAGTGAATCGTCCAGCCCTCGTTCCTGCTCCAGCCCAGACTCCCAGGTGCTGAGCTCCAGCTATGGCAGCAACTCCAGTGCTGAGAGCCAGGATAGCATCCTGGACCACCTGCTGTCCCAGGCCTCTTTAGGAGGTGCCAGCAGTGTCCTGGCAGGGTCTGTGGCACCTGCACCATTATCCACTTTCCTCTGGGACTCACGAAAAGATGAGCCCTCCAAACGTGACCCCATAAAGGAGGAAAATTTTGATTTCCTCAACTGGTCCAatgtggagacagaggagcaACTTGGAGGGTCATTTCAGCCCACTCTGGAAGAGATCGAAGAATTCTTGGAGGAGAATATGGAGGTGGTGACAATGAAGCAGGAGATCCGAGAAAGTTGCCCAGGGTTGGGAGTGGGACTGGAGGAAGCTCTTGGTTTAGAAGTTGGTGTCGAGTGGTCCGCGGAGACCTCCTCTGAGCGGAAGCTAGAGCCAGAGGCCAAGTATTCAGACCAAACTGTCCCCACCGCCAGCACTGCCGACCTGGCCACTGCTACCCCCAGTGAGACCAAAGCTACATTAGTTAACCCCACACATGTATCCAGCACAGGGGCCAAGAATGCATCAGTAAACAAACCTTCATCCGCTGACAGTGGCACTAGCGGAATGCCAGTTATCCTACAGATTCAGCCTCTTCAGATCAAGCAGGAGCCCACAGTAGCGCCTCTTACCCCAGTAGTCCAGCCCCCACAGCCTCCCCCAGCCTCAGACATCAAAATTGCACAGCTACTAGTCAACATCCAAGGTCAGACCTTTGCCCTGGTGCCCCATATCCTGCCCTCCCCCAACCTTAACATCTCTTCCAAGTTTGTACGCATTGCTCCTGTCCCCATTGCAGCCAAGCCTCTTGGGCTTGGGGATACCTCAGGCAGCCAGGGATCAGGGATTCTTAGTGGAAGTCAAAAGTTCCAGAAGAATCCAGTGGCGGATCTtataaaaatgcacaaatgcacTTTTCCTGGCTGCACCAAGATTTACACCAAGAGCAGCCACCTGAAGGCCCACCTGAGGAGACACACAGGGGAAAAGCCTTTCGCCTGCAACTGGCAGGGCTGTGGATGGAG GTTTTCACGGTCGGATGAGCTGTCTCGACACCGGCGGTCCCACTCGGGGGTCAAGCCCTACCAGTGTCCTGTATGTGAGAAGAAGTTTGCTCGCAGCGACCACCTgtcaaaacacatcaaagtcCACCGTTTTCCACGAAGCAGCCGGACAGTTCGCTCAGCAAACTGA